A stretch of the Capsicum annuum cultivar UCD-10X-F1 chromosome 8, UCD10Xv1.1, whole genome shotgun sequence genome encodes the following:
- the LOC124886562 gene encoding uncharacterized protein LOC124886562 has product MEKLLKRVDATNSGVTTMNSDLSSMSQLVNSHSTSIKQLEKQMSQLSAALNQKKCKKFPSNIVHNPRNNSSCMTVTKQSGKVLPGPSVGNVVIEEDVEHKESYLVDSEKLDGIDISFNHQHVDELEKRKDKEKEAALTTLPKLLPSFPHRLKKKADNTKFSKFMAMLKQLTVNVSLVEALEKMSGYMKFMKDLVMKKREVCYEPVDNLHHCSAISTRSLVQKKVDPGSFTIPCTIGSLDSAMALCDLGASIILMPLVVNKNLCLGDPIPTNM; this is encoded by the coding sequence atggagaAGTTATTAAAAAGAGTTGACGCTACCAACTCTGGAGTGACCACTATGAATAGTGATTTGtcttctatgagtcagttggtaaattCACACTCAACTTCTATCAAACAATTAGAGaagcaaatgagccaactctcagcAGCATTGAATCAGAAGAAGTGCAAAAAATTTCCAAGCAATATAGTTCATAATCCTCGTAATAATAGCTCTTGCATGACAGTTACCAAacagagtggtaaggtattaccaggcCCTTCTGTGGGAAATGTTGTGATCGAAGAGGATGTTGAGCATAAAGAAAGTTATCTAGTAGACTCTGAGAAACTTGATGGTATTGATATTTCTTTTAATCATCAGCAtgttgatgagttagaaaaaagaaaagataaggagAAGGAAGCAGCATTGACTACTCTCCCAAAACTACTGCCTTCCTTTCCCCATAGATTGAAAAAGAAGGCCGATAAtacaaagtttagtaaattcatggcaatgttgaagcaACTGACTGTGAATGTGtctttggtggaggcacttgaGAAGATGTCAGgatatatgaaatttatgaaggatcttgtgaTGAAGAAGAGAGAAGTATGCTACGAACCAGTGGATAATCTCCACCactgtagtgctatttctacaagatcCTTGGTGCAGAAaaaggtagacccaggatcattcaccatcccttgtactATTGGGTCTCTAGACTCTGCTatggccttatgtgatctgggagcgagCATTATTCTGATGCCGCTAGTTGTTaataaaaatctatgtttggGGGATCCTATACCCACAAACATGTGA